A part of Saccopteryx bilineata isolate mSacBil1 chromosome 10, mSacBil1_pri_phased_curated, whole genome shotgun sequence genomic DNA contains:
- the TRH gene encoding thyrotropin releasing hormone produces MPGPWLLLAMALTLALTGVPGGRAQPEVAQQEAIAAEPPSLDDLLRRAERLLLFPKDLERLPGDQGNRESDSQIFLPDWLSKRQHPGKREEEAEEGVEEEEEGEAVGPHKRQHPGRREDAVMWSVDVAQQKRQHPGRRSSWLGYTFTKRQHPGRRLVNSKAQRGWEEEEEDEEKEGEQMPKKRQHPGKRALGGLCGLQEACGQTSLLLGLLDDLSRGQQPEEKRQHPGRRTAWAGEPLEE; encoded by the exons ATGCCTGGCCCTTGGTTGCTGCTCGCCATGGCTTTGACCCTGGCTCTGACGGGTGTCCCTGGAGGCCGAGCACAGCCCGAGGTGGCTCAGCAGGAGGCGATTGCCGCAGAGCCCCCGAGCCTGGACGACCTCCTGCGCCGGGCGGAGCGCCTCCTCCTTTTTCCGAAGGACCTCGAGCGGCTGCCAGGGGACCAGGGAAATCGCGAATCAG ACTCCCAGATCTTTCTACCTGACTGGCTCTCTAAGCGTCAGCATCCAggcaaaagggaggaggaggcagaagagggagttgaagaggaggaagaaggagaggctgTGGGACCCCACAAACGTCAGCACCCAGGCCGGCGGGAGGATGCTGTTATGTGGTCAGTGGATGTGGCCCAACAGAAGCGGCAGCACCCTGGCCGGCGTTCCTCCTGGCTGGGGTATACTTTCACCAAGAGGCAGCACCCAGGCAGACGGCTGGTGAATTCTAAGGCCCAAaggggctgggaagaagaggaagaagatgaggagaaggagggagagcagaTGCCCAAGAAACGCCAGCATCCAGGCAAGAGAGCCTTGGGAGGCCTATGTGGACTCCAGGAAGCCTGTGGTCAAACCAGCCTCCTGCTGGGGCTCCTGGATGACCTGAGCAGGGGTCAGCAGCCTGAGGAAAAGCGGCAGCACCCTGGACGGCGGACggcctgggctggggagccccTAGAGGAGTGA